Proteins co-encoded in one Ziziphus jujuba cultivar Dongzao chromosome 9, ASM3175591v1 genomic window:
- the LOC107411214 gene encoding probable carboxylesterase 5, translated as MVSESEIVFEFGPYLRAFKDGRVERYFNTDVVPPSDHGNGVSSKDVQISQETGVSARIFIPNTTIYANAAGQEKLPLLVYFHGGGFMIGSPFCAMYHNHITSLVKEAKIVAVSVDYRLAPEHAVPAAYEDSWAALQWVASHVDGEGPEVWLNKHANFRRVFLAGDSAGGNIVHNMVVKTGEEELAVGMEFELVGACLVHPHFEKKEGDDVDECWRFVCPTTSGLDDPRMNPSVDPRLGRLGCRKVLICAAEKDLFKERALNYYEALRKSRWDGEVELVETEGEEHVFHLFNPNSEKAVAFLRILAFFINQS; from the coding sequence atggTTTCAGAATCCGAAATTGTATTCGAATTCGGTCCCTATCTTCGTGCATTCAAAGATGGACGTGTAGAAAGGTACTTCAACACCGACGTAGTTCCTCCTTCAGATCATGGCAATGGAGTTTCTTCAAAGGACGTTCAGATTTCTCAAGAAACCGGCGTTTCAGCTCGCATTTTCATCCCAAATACCACCATTTATGCCAATGCAGCAGGCCAAGAAAAGCTCCCACTTCTAGTGTACTTTCATGGCGGAGGATTCATGATTGGATCACCCTTTTGCGCAATGTATCACAACCACATCACTTCGCTTGTCAAAGAAGCTAAAATCGTCGCCGTTTCGGTGGATTATCGATTAGCCCCTGAGCATGCAGTCCCCGCAGCTTATGAAGATTCGTGGGCTGCACTTCAATGGGTTGCTTCCCATGTTGATGGTGAAGGACCCGAAGTTTGGCTCAACAAGCATGCCAATTTCCGGCGGGTATTTTTGGCCGGAGACAGTGCCGGCGGCAACATTGTGCACAACATGGTGGTGAAGACAGGGGAAGAAGAACTGGCCGTGGGGATGGAATTTGAGTTGGTCGGGGCCTGTTTGGTTCATCCGCATTTTGAGAAAAAGGAAGGTGACGACGTGGATGAGTGTTGGCGTTTTGTGTGCCCGACAACAAGTGGGCTTGATGACCCGAGGATGAACCCGAGTGTGGATCCGAGATTGGGGAGGCTTGGTTGCAGGAAGGTTTTGATTTGTGCCGCTGAGAAGGATTTGTTTAAAGAGAGGGCTTTGAATTATTATGAGGCTTTGAGGAAGAGTCGGTGGGATGGTGAAGTGGAGCTTGTAGAAACAGAAGGTGAAGAGCATGTGTTCCATTTGTTCAATCCCAATAGTGAGAAAGCCGTGGCATTTTTGAGAATTTTAGCTTTTTTCATAAATCAAAGCTAA